A window of Streptomyces sp. DG1A-41 contains these coding sequences:
- a CDS encoding 2Fe-2S iron-sulfur cluster-binding protein gives MGIDQHHSETTLRVNGKPHTLTVDHRRVLLDLLREDLDLTGAKKGCDHGQCGACTVLVDGRRVNSCLLFAVALDGCEVTTIEGLSGDGDEPHPLQQAFLERDAFQCGYCTPGQICSAAGMLAEAAAGHPSHVTDPAAPPAEPVPLDRAEIRERLSGNLCRCGAYPRIAEAVEDVIP, from the coding sequence ATGGGCATCGACCAGCATCACTCGGAGACGACGCTCCGCGTCAACGGCAAGCCCCACACCCTGACCGTCGACCACCGGCGGGTCCTGCTGGACCTCCTGCGGGAGGATCTGGACCTGACGGGCGCCAAGAAGGGCTGCGACCACGGCCAGTGCGGCGCCTGCACGGTCCTGGTGGACGGGCGGCGCGTCAACAGCTGTCTGTTGTTCGCGGTCGCCCTGGACGGCTGTGAGGTCACCACGATCGAGGGCCTGTCCGGCGACGGCGACGAACCCCACCCCCTGCAACAGGCCTTCCTGGAGCGCGACGCCTTCCAGTGCGGCTACTGCACCCCGGGCCAGATCTGCTCCGCGGCCGGCATGCTCGCCGAGGCGGCGGCCGGTCACCCCTCGCACGTCACCGACCCGGCGGCGCCCCCGGCCGAGCCGGTGCCGCTGGACCGGGCGGAGATCCGGGAGCGGCTGAGCGGCAACCTGTGCCGGTGCGGTGCGTATCCGCGGATCGCCGAGGCCGTGGAGGACGTGATCCCGTGA
- a CDS encoding DUF5133 domain-containing protein, translating to MLVPDRKVVRELLTRYASLRIAQAERRVPTAARELEDVSYTLCVMMGTSDITDAIARADALLLTKERSEEADADGENGLTPVG from the coding sequence GTGCTCGTACCGGACCGGAAGGTCGTCAGGGAGTTGCTGACGCGGTACGCGTCGCTGAGGATCGCTCAGGCGGAGAGGCGCGTGCCGACGGCGGCACGCGAGCTGGAGGACGTCAGCTACACGCTGTGCGTGATGATGGGAACGTCCGACATCACCGACGCCATCGCCAGGGCCGACGCCCTGCTGCTCACCAAGGAGCGGTCCGAGGAAGCGGACGCGGACGGGGAGAACGGCCTGACGCCGGTCGGCTGA
- a CDS encoding YkvA family protein codes for MDTTTTVITLAAVLAAIVLAFAAGILVRLVRTRRQLRRAGLPTGPRWVFWGAVLYFVLPADVLPDPVYLDDIGVLLLALRTVRGSLGERERSTTYRPDRRPDHQPAR; via the coding sequence GTGGATACGACCACAACGGTGATCACCCTGGCCGCGGTTCTCGCGGCCATCGTCCTCGCGTTCGCCGCCGGCATCCTCGTGCGGCTGGTCAGAACCCGGCGCCAACTGCGGCGCGCGGGACTGCCCACGGGCCCGCGCTGGGTCTTCTGGGGCGCGGTCCTCTATTTCGTGCTGCCCGCCGACGTGCTGCCCGACCCGGTGTACCTGGACGACATCGGCGTCCTGCTGCTCGCTCTGCGCACCGTCCGCGGCTCCCTCGGCGAGCGGGAGCGCAGTACGACATACAGGCCGGACCGCAGGCCGGACCACCAACCGGCCCGATGA
- a CDS encoding xanthine dehydrogenase family protein molybdopterin-binding subunit, with protein MTGSVGAPAERREGREKVSGTARYAAEYHYPGRAQAWPVPAAVGRGRVTGIDTAAALAVPGVLAVLTHENAPRLAEPDDPTLAVLQNPRVPHRGWFVALVVAETLEAARAGADAVRVDYAAEEHDVTLTASHPDVYVPDEAGAEYPAVRERGDPDGAFGSSAVRVDAAYRVPPLHNHPMEPHASTARWEDGRLTVHTSSQGAGAVRDVLAGLFGIPEEQIVVTAEHVGGGFGSKGTPRPDVVLAAMAARQTGRAVTVALPRRYLPAVVGHRAPTLHRLRLGADADGRLTSLVHEVTTHTSRIKEFVEQAAVPARVMYAAPHSRTEHRVAALDVPSPSWMRAPGEAPGMYALESALDELAAELDMDPVELRVRNEPDVEPDSGKPFSSRHLVECLREGARRFEWAGRDPRPGSRREGPLLLGTGVAAATYPAMVSPATASAHALPDGTFVVRVNATDIGTGARTVLAQVGADALGVPLERVRTEVGSTELPSAPLAGGSSGTASWGWAVHEACARLAGRLAEHPGPLPEQGLDARADTAGTADAESDWARHAFGAHFAEVAVDTVTGEVRVGRLLGVYAAGRILNARTARSQFVGGMTMGLGMALTEGSTMDAAFGDFTESDLASYHVPVHADVAEIEAHWLDEDDPRLNPMGSKGIGEIGIVGTAAAIGNAVHHATGVRFRELPLTPDRVLAGLLDRRAASDARTGPAAGGSGPVRGA; from the coding sequence ATGACCGGCAGCGTGGGAGCCCCTGCCGAGCGCCGGGAGGGACGGGAGAAGGTCAGCGGCACCGCCCGCTACGCCGCCGAGTACCACTACCCCGGCCGGGCCCAGGCCTGGCCCGTGCCGGCGGCTGTCGGCCGGGGGCGGGTGACCGGCATCGACACGGCGGCCGCCCTGGCCGTACCCGGGGTGCTCGCCGTCCTCACCCACGAGAACGCGCCGCGGCTCGCCGAGCCGGACGATCCCACGCTCGCCGTGCTCCAGAACCCCCGGGTTCCGCACCGCGGCTGGTTCGTGGCCCTGGTGGTGGCCGAGACCCTGGAGGCGGCGCGGGCCGGTGCCGACGCGGTCCGCGTCGACTACGCCGCCGAGGAACACGACGTCACCCTCACCGCCTCGCACCCGGACGTGTACGTCCCCGATGAGGCAGGCGCCGAATATCCGGCCGTCCGCGAACGGGGCGACCCCGACGGGGCGTTCGGTTCCTCGGCCGTCCGGGTCGATGCCGCTTACCGGGTGCCGCCGTTGCACAACCATCCCATGGAGCCGCACGCCAGCACCGCCCGCTGGGAGGACGGCCGGCTCACCGTGCACACCTCCAGCCAGGGCGCCGGTGCCGTACGGGACGTACTCGCCGGGCTGTTCGGTATCCCCGAGGAGCAGATCGTCGTCACCGCCGAGCACGTCGGCGGCGGCTTCGGCTCCAAGGGCACGCCGCGTCCGGACGTCGTACTCGCCGCGATGGCGGCGCGGCAGACCGGGCGGGCGGTCACCGTGGCACTGCCCCGCCGGTACCTGCCCGCCGTCGTCGGGCATCGTGCTCCCACCCTGCACCGGCTGCGGCTCGGCGCCGACGCGGACGGGCGCCTCACCTCCCTCGTGCACGAGGTCACGACGCACACCTCCCGCATCAAGGAGTTCGTGGAGCAGGCGGCGGTGCCGGCGCGGGTGATGTACGCGGCCCCCCACAGCCGTACGGAGCACCGGGTCGCGGCGCTTGACGTGCCCTCGCCGTCGTGGATGCGGGCGCCGGGCGAGGCGCCGGGCATGTACGCGCTGGAGTCCGCCCTGGACGAGCTCGCCGCCGAGTTGGACATGGACCCGGTCGAGCTGCGCGTCCGCAACGAGCCGGACGTCGAACCCGACAGCGGCAAGCCGTTCAGCAGCAGGCACCTGGTCGAGTGCCTGCGCGAGGGCGCCCGCCGCTTCGAGTGGGCCGGACGCGACCCCCGGCCGGGCTCCCGCCGGGAAGGCCCCCTGCTGCTGGGGACGGGCGTGGCGGCCGCGACGTATCCCGCCATGGTGTCGCCCGCCACGGCGTCGGCCCACGCGCTGCCCGACGGGACGTTCGTGGTGCGGGTCAACGCCACGGACATCGGTACGGGGGCCCGGACCGTGCTCGCGCAGGTCGGCGCCGACGCCCTCGGCGTGCCGCTGGAACGGGTGCGGACCGAGGTCGGCAGCACCGAACTCCCGTCGGCGCCGCTGGCCGGCGGCTCGTCCGGCACCGCCTCCTGGGGCTGGGCGGTCCACGAGGCCTGTGCCCGGCTGGCAGGGCGGCTGGCCGAGCACCCGGGGCCGCTGCCCGAGCAGGGGCTCGACGCCCGCGCCGACACGGCGGGCACGGCGGACGCCGAGAGCGACTGGGCGCGGCACGCCTTCGGGGCACACTTCGCCGAGGTCGCCGTGGACACGGTCACCGGCGAGGTCCGGGTCGGCCGGCTGCTCGGGGTGTACGCCGCGGGGCGCATCCTCAACGCCCGTACCGCACGCTCCCAGTTCGTCGGCGGCATGACGATGGGCCTGGGCATGGCGCTGACCGAGGGCAGCACGATGGACGCCGCGTTCGGTGACTTCACGGAGTCGGATCTGGCGTCGTACCACGTGCCGGTGCACGCAGACGTCGCCGAGATCGAGGCGCACTGGCTGGACGAGGACGATCCCCGTCTCAACCCCATGGGCAGCAAGGGCATCGGGGAGATCGGCATCGTCGGGACGGCCGCGGCGATCGGCAACGCGGTCCACCACGCGACCGGCGTCCGCTTCCGTGAACTCCCCCTGACGCCCGACCGGGTGCTGGCCGGGCTGCTCGACCGCCGGGCGGCGAGCGACGCCCGGACGGGACCCGCTGCGGGCGGATCCGGTCCGGTGCGAGGCGCGTAG
- a CDS encoding helix-turn-helix domain-containing protein: MHSVAILVLDRVVPFDMAAPQQTFAWTHMPDGRPAYRVRLCAETPEVRADGGFTLRVDRDLEALAEADTIIVPGCSPEAAPPSEPVLAALRQAAAAGTRIASVCVGAFVLAEAGLLDGLRATTHWVAAGELARRFPQVEVEPDVLYVDNGQILTSAGAAAALDLCLHMIRRDLGSAVAANIARMSVMPLEREGGQAQFIVHEHPPVPRGSALEPVLEWIEDNLAHEVTLSALAERAGMSERTFSRRFREQTGTTPLQWLLRARVRRAQYLLENTDHSVERIARQAGFGSPTAFRERFRKVVGTTPYAYRTAFHGKANAPAARSQAAGAIPGS, encoded by the coding sequence ATGCACTCCGTGGCGATCCTGGTCCTCGATCGAGTGGTGCCGTTCGACATGGCGGCGCCCCAGCAGACGTTCGCCTGGACCCATATGCCGGACGGGCGGCCGGCCTACCGGGTCCGGCTGTGTGCCGAGACGCCGGAGGTGCGCGCGGACGGCGGTTTCACCCTGCGCGTCGACCGGGACCTTGAGGCGCTGGCGGAGGCCGACACGATCATCGTGCCCGGCTGCTCCCCCGAGGCCGCGCCGCCGTCCGAGCCTGTGCTGGCGGCCCTGCGGCAGGCCGCCGCGGCCGGTACCCGGATCGCGTCGGTGTGCGTGGGCGCCTTCGTGCTGGCGGAGGCGGGGCTGCTGGACGGGCTTCGCGCCACCACGCACTGGGTGGCCGCGGGCGAGCTGGCCCGCCGCTTCCCGCAGGTCGAGGTGGAGCCGGACGTGCTGTACGTCGACAACGGGCAGATCCTCACCTCGGCCGGTGCGGCCGCCGCGCTGGACCTGTGCCTGCACATGATCCGGCGGGACCTGGGGTCGGCCGTCGCGGCGAACATCGCTCGGATGTCGGTCATGCCGCTGGAACGGGAGGGCGGGCAGGCCCAGTTCATCGTGCACGAGCACCCGCCGGTGCCCCGGGGGTCGGCGCTGGAGCCGGTGCTGGAGTGGATCGAGGACAACCTCGCGCACGAAGTGACGCTCAGTGCGCTGGCGGAGCGCGCGGGGATGAGCGAGCGGACGTTCAGCCGCCGCTTCCGCGAGCAGACCGGCACCACACCGTTGCAGTGGCTGCTGCGGGCGCGGGTGCGGCGTGCCCAGTACCTGCTGGAGAACACCGACCACTCCGTGGAACGGATCGCGCGGCAGGCGGGGTTCGGCTCGCCGACGGCGTTCCGGGAGCGGTTCCGCAAGGTGGTGGGCACGACGCCGTACGCGTATCGCACGGCGTTCCACGGAAAGGCGAACGCCCCGGCGGCCCGCTCACAGGCCGCCGGGGCGATACCCGGTTCATGA
- the tgmB gene encoding ATP-grasp ribosomal peptide maturase encodes MTVLILTCEEDVTADMVVVHLNASGTPVVRVDPADLTGGVALSGEYVHGRFRGHLSAGERLVSIGGLRSVWVRRPGTPAGRAAQPSGWLTEEADQALYGMLRGSDARWMNHPDAARRARHKPWQLRLAQRCGLPVPATLITTFPRAAREFSERYPDLVVKPVSGAHPQDPPRAVPTSRVSPDADFAAVAFGPTLLQRRIAKRADIRLTMVGDRMLAARKATAADADSGEVDVRFAAPGAPWRPTDVPSCIAPGVRAYLREAELAYGAFDFVEDADGTWWFLECNQSGQFGFVEVETGQPIAHTIAEWLARPVPEQPSRVNGASRTAC; translated from the coding sequence ATGACGGTACTGATCCTCACCTGCGAGGAGGATGTGACCGCGGACATGGTGGTCGTACACCTGAACGCGTCCGGGACTCCCGTGGTCCGCGTCGACCCCGCCGATCTGACCGGCGGTGTCGCGCTGTCCGGGGAGTACGTCCACGGGCGTTTCCGCGGTCATCTGTCCGCCGGGGAGCGCCTGGTGAGCATCGGGGGGCTGCGGTCGGTGTGGGTACGCCGGCCGGGCACCCCGGCCGGACGGGCGGCCCAGCCGTCCGGGTGGCTGACCGAGGAGGCCGACCAGGCGCTCTACGGCATGCTGCGGGGCTCGGACGCGCGCTGGATGAACCACCCCGACGCGGCCCGCCGGGCCCGGCACAAGCCCTGGCAGCTGCGTCTCGCCCAGCGGTGCGGCCTGCCCGTGCCGGCAACGCTGATCACGACCTTCCCGCGCGCCGCCCGCGAGTTCTCGGAGCGCTACCCGGACCTGGTGGTCAAGCCGGTGTCGGGCGCGCATCCGCAGGACCCGCCGCGGGCGGTGCCGACCAGCCGGGTCTCGCCGGACGCGGACTTCGCCGCGGTCGCGTTCGGGCCGACGCTGCTTCAGCGGCGGATCGCCAAGCGGGCCGACATCCGTCTCACCATGGTGGGCGATCGGATGCTGGCGGCCCGCAAGGCGACCGCCGCGGACGCGGACTCCGGCGAGGTCGACGTGCGGTTCGCCGCGCCGGGCGCGCCGTGGCGTCCGACCGACGTGCCGTCGTGCATCGCGCCGGGCGTCCGGGCCTATCTCCGGGAGGCCGAACTGGCGTACGGGGCCTTCGACTTCGTCGAGGACGCCGACGGGACCTGGTGGTTCCTGGAGTGCAATCAGTCGGGGCAGTTCGGGTTCGTCGAGGTGGAGACGGGTCAGCCGATCGCCCACACCATCGCCGAGTGGCTGGCCCGCCCCGTCCCCGAGCAGCCGTCGCGCGTCAACGGCGCGAGCAGGACGGCCTGTTGA
- the tgmA gene encoding putative ATP-grasp-modified RiPP — translation MQPFALNYARPAVELEAAIPYVYDAGQQLNVLHDGRVAASDFALLKEVGTTTSTAGSKTHFDD, via the coding sequence ATGCAACCGTTCGCGCTCAACTACGCGCGCCCGGCAGTGGAGTTGGAAGCTGCCATTCCGTACGTGTACGACGCCGGACAGCAGTTGAACGTGCTCCACGACGGCCGGGTGGCCGCCTCCGACTTCGCCCTGTTGAAAGAGGTCGGCACCACGACGTCCACCGCCGGCTCCAAGACGCACTTCGACGACTGA
- a CDS encoding xanthine dehydrogenase family protein subunit M has product MKEFAYVRAGSLEEATSAYASHAGARYLGGGTNLVDLMKLGVERPTALVDVTRLPLDEVEELPDGALRVGAMVRNSDLAAHPLVRDRYPALSQAVLAGASGQLRNAATTGGNLLQRTRCPYFQDLSKPCNKRQPGSGCGARDGVHRDHAVLGHSAHCIATHPSDLAVALAALDGRVELYGPEGARSVAAADFHRLPGDRPEQDTEIRPGELVTGVVLPTATAGLPSAYRKARDRASYAFALASVAAVLRVSDGVVADVGLAFGALAHRPWRARRAEEALLGAAPTAAAFEHAVDLELSAAQPLRDNAYKVPLARGIAVDVLSRLADAAARRSS; this is encoded by the coding sequence GTGAAGGAGTTCGCCTACGTCCGCGCCGGGAGCCTCGAGGAGGCGACCTCCGCGTACGCCTCCCACGCCGGCGCCCGTTATCTCGGCGGCGGCACCAACCTCGTCGATCTGATGAAGCTCGGCGTCGAGCGACCCACCGCCCTCGTGGACGTCACCCGGCTGCCCTTGGACGAGGTGGAGGAGCTGCCGGACGGTGCGCTGCGGGTCGGGGCGATGGTTCGCAACAGCGACCTCGCGGCCCACCCCCTTGTTCGCGACCGGTACCCGGCACTGTCGCAGGCGGTGCTCGCGGGGGCGTCGGGGCAGTTGCGCAACGCGGCCACGACCGGCGGCAACCTGCTCCAGCGCACCCGGTGCCCGTACTTCCAGGACCTGTCGAAGCCGTGCAACAAGCGCCAGCCGGGCAGCGGCTGCGGCGCGCGGGACGGCGTCCACCGCGATCACGCGGTGCTCGGGCACTCCGCGCACTGCATCGCCACCCATCCGTCGGACCTGGCGGTGGCGCTGGCCGCTCTCGACGGGCGTGTCGAGCTGTACGGCCCCGAGGGCGCCCGGAGTGTCGCGGCGGCGGACTTCCACCGGCTGCCCGGGGACCGGCCGGAACAGGACACCGAGATCCGGCCCGGCGAGCTCGTCACCGGCGTGGTGCTGCCGACCGCCACGGCCGGGCTGCCGTCGGCGTACCGCAAGGCCCGCGACCGGGCCTCGTACGCCTTCGCGCTCGCGTCCGTCGCGGCCGTGCTGCGGGTGTCGGACGGTGTGGTCGCCGACGTGGGGCTCGCGTTCGGGGCGCTGGCGCACCGGCCGTGGCGGGCCCGGCGGGCGGAGGAGGCGCTGCTGGGCGCGGCTCCGACCGCCGCCGCGTTCGAGCACGCGGTGGACCTCGAACTGTCCGCGGCGCAGCCGCTGCGGGACAACGCCTACAAGGTGCCGCTGGCCCGGGGGATCGCCGTGGACGTGCTGTCCCGGCTCGCGGACGCGGCGGCGAGGAGGAGTTCATGA
- a CDS encoding acyl-CoA carboxylase subunit beta translates to MTAPGPGESATRAPASTAERVAALERRRDQAVSPGGPRRRGEFSARERIERLVDKDSFTETGLFVRARPAGHDARRPYGDGVITGYGTVDGRPVCVFAQDSTVFGGSMGEAFGEKTVALMELALKTGCPVIGLNDSGGARIQEGVAALALYAELVRRNVKASGVIPQISVVLGPCAGGAAYSPAITDFTVMVDGASHMFVTGPDVIETVTGERTTAEELGGARTSNTVNGNAHFLAADEEDALDTVRDLLSYLPANNLERPPEYASGHAPPGAPLDEVVPDRVGEAYDMRAILHAVVDDGELLQVQELFAPNIICALARIEGRSVGVVANQPLHAAGVLDIDASEKAARFVRFCDAFGIPLLTFADVPGYLSGVRQEQAGIIRRGAKLLYAYAEATVPKVTVVVRKAYGGGYAVMGSKHLGADVNLAWPTARIAVMGAEGAVGVLHRRELAAADDPEALRARLLSAYERTHGTPYLAAERGYVDAVIAPRETREQICRALRALRGKRAPMPERRHGNIPL, encoded by the coding sequence GTGACAGCACCCGGTCCGGGGGAATCGGCGACGCGCGCACCCGCGAGCACCGCGGAACGCGTCGCCGCCCTGGAGCGCCGTCGTGACCAGGCGGTGTCGCCGGGCGGGCCGCGCAGACGCGGGGAGTTCTCGGCCCGGGAGCGGATCGAGAGGCTCGTGGACAAGGACTCCTTCACGGAGACCGGCCTGTTCGTCCGGGCCCGGCCCGCCGGACACGATGCCCGCCGCCCCTACGGCGACGGGGTGATCACCGGGTACGGCACGGTCGACGGCCGCCCGGTGTGCGTGTTCGCCCAGGACTCCACGGTGTTCGGCGGCAGCATGGGCGAGGCCTTCGGCGAGAAGACCGTCGCGCTGATGGAGCTCGCCCTCAAGACCGGCTGCCCGGTGATCGGCCTCAACGACTCCGGCGGGGCCCGCATCCAGGAGGGTGTCGCCGCCCTCGCCCTCTACGCCGAGCTGGTGCGCCGCAACGTCAAGGCGTCCGGGGTGATCCCGCAGATCTCGGTCGTCCTGGGCCCGTGCGCGGGCGGCGCAGCGTACTCGCCGGCGATCACCGACTTCACGGTGATGGTGGACGGCGCCTCGCACATGTTCGTCACCGGCCCGGACGTCATCGAGACGGTCACCGGCGAACGCACCACGGCCGAGGAGCTGGGCGGCGCCCGCACCAGCAACACGGTCAACGGCAACGCCCACTTCCTGGCCGCCGACGAGGAGGACGCCCTCGACACCGTGCGCGACCTGCTGTCGTACCTCCCGGCCAACAACCTGGAACGGCCCCCGGAGTACGCCTCCGGGCACGCGCCGCCGGGGGCGCCGCTCGACGAGGTCGTCCCGGACCGGGTGGGCGAGGCCTACGACATGCGGGCGATCCTGCACGCGGTCGTCGACGACGGTGAACTGCTCCAGGTGCAGGAGCTGTTCGCGCCGAACATCATCTGCGCCCTGGCCCGGATCGAGGGCCGCTCGGTGGGCGTCGTCGCCAACCAGCCGCTGCACGCTGCCGGGGTTCTCGACATCGACGCCTCGGAGAAGGCGGCGCGGTTCGTGCGGTTCTGCGACGCGTTCGGCATCCCGCTGCTGACCTTCGCCGACGTGCCCGGGTATCTGTCCGGGGTACGGCAGGAGCAGGCCGGCATCATCCGGCGCGGCGCGAAGCTGCTGTACGCCTACGCCGAGGCGACCGTCCCCAAGGTCACGGTCGTGGTGCGCAAGGCCTACGGTGGCGGATACGCGGTGATGGGCTCCAAGCATCTGGGCGCCGACGTGAACCTCGCCTGGCCCACCGCCCGTATCGCCGTCATGGGTGCCGAGGGAGCCGTGGGCGTTCTGCACCGGCGTGAGCTCGCCGCGGCCGACGACCCCGAGGCGCTGCGAGCCCGCCTGCTCAGCGCGTACGAGCGCACCCACGGCACGCCCTATCTCGCCGCCGAGCGCGGCTATGTCGACGCCGTCATCGCGCCGCGCGAGACCCGGGAACAGATCTGCCGCGCGCTGCGCGCCCTGCGCGGCAAACGCGCGCCGATGCCGGAGCGCCGGCACGGCAACATCCCGCTGTGA
- a CDS encoding aldo/keto reductase, with amino-acid sequence MHTRRIGDVDVSAIGLGAMPMSIEGRPDEERSLATIHAALDAGVTLIDTADAYHRDADEVGHNETLIAKALASHDRGGDVLVATKGGHLRPGDGSWTLDGSPRHLKEACEASLRRLGVEAIGLYQFHRPDPRVPYAESVGAIRDLLDEGKIRMAGISNANPEQIRLADEILGGRLVSVQNQFSPAFRSSEPELDLCDELGIAFLPWSPLGGISKAGELGSGHAPFARIADAHGVSPQRVCLAWMLAKSPVVVPIPGASRPETIRDSLAATDLTLTPQELAELDAA; translated from the coding sequence ATGCACACCCGCCGCATCGGTGATGTCGACGTCAGCGCGATCGGCCTGGGCGCGATGCCCATGTCCATCGAGGGACGACCCGACGAGGAACGCTCCCTCGCCACCATCCACGCCGCGCTCGACGCCGGCGTGACCCTGATCGACACTGCGGACGCCTACCACCGCGACGCCGACGAGGTCGGTCACAACGAGACCCTGATAGCCAAGGCCCTCGCCTCCCACGACCGAGGCGGCGACGTCCTGGTCGCCACCAAGGGCGGCCATCTGCGCCCCGGCGACGGCAGCTGGACGCTCGACGGCAGCCCCCGCCACCTCAAGGAGGCCTGCGAGGCCTCCCTGCGCCGGCTCGGCGTCGAGGCCATCGGGCTCTACCAGTTCCACCGCCCCGACCCGCGCGTCCCCTACGCCGAGTCCGTCGGCGCGATCCGGGACCTGCTGGACGAGGGCAAGATCCGCATGGCCGGCATCTCGAACGCGAACCCCGAGCAGATCCGGCTGGCCGACGAGATCCTCGGCGGCCGCCTGGTCTCCGTGCAGAACCAGTTCTCCCCGGCCTTCCGCTCCAGCGAGCCGGAGCTGGACCTGTGCGACGAACTCGGCATCGCGTTCCTGCCCTGGAGCCCCCTCGGCGGGATCTCGAAGGCGGGCGAACTCGGCTCGGGTCACGCCCCCTTCGCCCGCATCGCCGACGCGCACGGCGTGAGCCCGCAGCGAGTGTGCCTGGCGTGGATGCTCGCCAAGTCGCCCGTGGTCGTCCCGATCCCGGGCGCCAGCCGCCCCGAGACCATCCGTGACTCGCTCGCCGCCACCGACCTCACCCTGACGCCCCAGGAGCTGGCGGAGCTGGACGCCGCCTGA
- a CDS encoding fatty acyl-AMP ligase — MDSRRPPLAPVCPTLPEYVRHWAETTPDRRAFTFVEHPAPHSRGVHRTLTWRRLDVRVRALAARLADQAGPGDRIALLCPQGTEYVTAFLAALAAGLVAVPLYPPGLSGHADRLAGVLADARPSVVVTTSRCRDEVRDLLGPDGPRIVVADQVADEAARDWRPVPTDAEATAYLQYTSGSTRAPAGVEISHGNVVANARQALTAYGADTRPVTCVGWLPLYHDMGLVLSAAAPVVRGALSVLMDPAAFLHEPVRWLRLLAAHPSAVSAAPNFAYDYCAASVSEDQKAGLRLDRVTALINGSEPVRPGTADRFHAAFAGQGLAPQTHCPSYGLAEATVFVCAARPGEPLSRFALDRDALAAGKALPARPDDPRAVLLAGCGTPAGQRVRIADPVTRALLSEGEVGEIWVQGPNVGRGYWSRGAEDVFGAEFADAAAAPGGWLRTGDLGTVLEGQLVVTGRLKDLIIVDGRNHYPQDVEATAQEADPAVRRDRLAAFAVPGGGGERVVIVAEHARTARLAELDVPAVVRAVRGAVSARHGLRLADVVLVPPGTVPRTSSGKVSRALTRARYLEGAYGGQAGAATAGAAG, encoded by the coding sequence ATGGACAGCCGCCGCCCCCCGCTCGCGCCCGTGTGCCCCACGCTGCCGGAGTACGTCCGGCACTGGGCCGAAACCACCCCGGACCGCAGGGCGTTCACCTTCGTCGAGCACCCGGCACCGCACTCGCGCGGCGTCCACCGCACCCTGACCTGGCGCCGCCTGGACGTACGGGTGCGGGCGCTGGCCGCGCGCCTCGCCGACCAGGCCGGGCCGGGGGACCGAATCGCGCTGCTGTGTCCGCAGGGCACGGAGTACGTGACCGCCTTCCTCGCGGCCCTGGCCGCCGGGCTGGTCGCCGTGCCGCTGTATCCGCCGGGCCTGTCCGGGCACGCGGACCGGCTCGCGGGTGTCCTGGCCGACGCGCGTCCCTCGGTCGTCGTGACCACGAGCCGCTGCCGGGACGAGGTGCGTGACCTCCTCGGCCCCGACGGGCCGCGGATCGTGGTGGCGGACCAGGTGGCCGACGAGGCCGCCCGCGACTGGCGGCCCGTCCCGACGGACGCCGAGGCGACCGCCTATCTCCAGTACACCTCCGGGTCGACCCGCGCCCCGGCGGGTGTGGAGATCAGCCACGGCAACGTCGTCGCCAACGCCCGCCAGGCGCTCACCGCCTACGGTGCCGACACCCGTCCGGTGACCTGCGTGGGCTGGCTGCCGCTCTACCACGACATGGGGCTGGTGCTCAGTGCCGCGGCCCCGGTGGTGCGCGGGGCGCTGTCGGTGCTCATGGACCCGGCCGCCTTCCTGCACGAGCCGGTGCGCTGGCTGCGGCTGCTCGCCGCGCATCCCAGCGCCGTGAGCGCCGCGCCCAACTTCGCCTACGACTACTGCGCCGCGAGCGTCTCCGAGGACCAGAAGGCGGGCCTGCGGCTGGACCGGGTGACCGCGCTGATCAACGGCAGCGAGCCGGTCCGGCCGGGCACGGCCGACCGTTTCCACGCCGCGTTCGCCGGGCAGGGCCTGGCACCGCAGACGCACTGCCCGTCGTACGGGCTGGCCGAGGCCACCGTGTTCGTCTGCGCGGCCCGGCCGGGTGAGCCGCTCAGCCGGTTCGCGCTGGACCGTGACGCCCTGGCCGCCGGGAAGGCCCTGCCGGCGCGGCCGGACGATCCCCGGGCGGTGCTGCTGGCGGGCTGTGGCACCCCGGCGGGCCAGCGGGTCCGTATCGCCGACCCGGTGACGCGGGCCCTGCTGTCGGAGGGCGAGGTCGGGGAGATCTGGGTGCAGGGGCCCAATGTCGGCCGGGGCTACTGGAGCCGGGGAGCGGAGGACGTCTTCGGCGCCGAGTTCGCGGACGCCGCGGCCGCTCCGGGCGGCTGGCTGCGGACGGGCGATCTGGGGACGGTGCTGGAGGGGCAGCTGGTCGTCACGGGGCGGCTGAAGGACCTGATCATCGTCGACGGCCGCAACCATTATCCGCAGGACGTCGAGGCGACGGCCCAGGAGGCGGACCCGGCGGTGCGCCGGGACCGGCTCGCGGCGTTCGCCGTGCCGGGCGGCGGCGGTGAGCGGGTGGTGATCGTGGCGGAGCACGCGCGGACCGCGCGCCTCGCCGAGCTCGACGTGCCGGCCGTGGTGCGGGCCGTGCGCGGTGCCGTGTCCGCCCGGCACGGGCTGCGGCTGGCCGACGTCGTCCTGGTGCCGCCGGGCACGGTGCCGCGTACCTCCAGCGGGAAGGTGTCGCGGGCGCTGACCCGGGCCCGGTATCTGGAGGGTGCGTACGGCGGGCAGGCCGGTGCGGCGACGGCGGGTGCCGCGGGATGA